One Ictalurus furcatus strain D&B chromosome 21, Billie_1.0, whole genome shotgun sequence genomic region harbors:
- the LOC128625327 gene encoding hydroxyacyl-thioester dehydratase type 2, mitochondrial-like yields the protein MAFILRRTLLGKSVHHVLSTAVFGTSKLFMPESSALRMLHVGARASLTRVFSTRDVELFAELTGDTNPLHLDPEFAKKTSFEAPIVHGVLINGLISAVLGTKMPGRGCVFLHQEIRFPAPLFVGEEVVAEAELKKIKMSFAFISVSCSVRDKVVMEGEVMVMIPQGMQGT from the coding sequence ATGGCCTTCATTCTCAGAAGAACTCTGCTTGGGAAAAGCGTGCACCATGTTCTGAGCACAGCAGTATTTGGGACGTCGAAGCTCTTCATGCCAGAGTCAAGCGCTCTCCGAATGCTCCATGTTGGAGCCCGAGCCTCACTGACGAGGGTTTTCAGCACCAGGGACGTGGAACTTTTCGCTGAGCTAACAGGAGACACGAACCCGCTCCACCTTGACCCTGAATTCGCCAAAAAGACCTCTTTTGAAGCTCCCATTGTTCACGGCGTGCTGATTAATGGCCTCATCTCAGCAGTTTTGGGGACCAAAATGCCCGGCAGAGGCTGTGTGTTTCTCCACCAGGAAATTCGCTTCCCGGCACCTTTGTTTGTCGGAGAGGAGGTGGTGGCTGAGGCAGAGCTGAAGAAGATCAAAATgtcatttgctttcatttccGTTTCCTGTTCTGTCAGAGACAAAGTGGTGATGGAGGGGGAGGTGATGGTCATGATACCGCAGGGCATGCAGGGGACTTAG
- the rpp14 gene encoding ribonuclease P protein subunit p14 isoform X2, giving the protein MEEKPASYERVVYKNISEYHYMKICLVCENRSKTLSPEQFKQLIISGVKDLYGEVGAAFPFDLLTFDQSALSAILRVYNRGLVKLWSALTLIGEYEDEPCAFRVTQVSPFLLALSGNSRELELY; this is encoded by the exons ATGGAGGAGAAACCTGCATCTTATGAGCGAGTTGTTTACAAAAACATCTCGGAGTACCACTACATGAAGATCTGCCT AGTTTGTGAAAACCGCAGCAAAACCCTGAGTCCAGAACAGTTTAAGCAGTTGATAATCTCTGGAGTCAAAGACCTATACGGAGAG gTTGGAGCTGCTTTTCCCTTTGATTTGCTGACATTCGATCAAAGTGCATTGTCAGCCATACTGCGTGTGTATAACAG GGGTCTGGTGAAACTGTGGAGTGCACTCACACTGATCGGAGAGTACGAAGACGAACCATGTGCGTTTAGAGTCACACAG GTCTCACCATTCTTGTTAGCTTTATCTGGAAACAGTCGTGAGCTGGAGCTGTACTAG
- the rpp14 gene encoding ribonuclease P protein subunit p14 isoform X1 — MLSLYSYINPSLTSFLSLLYLLQCGVMEEKPASYERVVYKNISEYHYMKICLVCENRSKTLSPEQFKQLIISGVKDLYGEVGAAFPFDLLTFDQSALSAILRVYNRGLVKLWSALTLIGEYEDEPCAFRVTQVSPFLLALSGNSRELELY, encoded by the exons ATGCTCAGTCTGTACAGTTATATAAATCCATCTCTAACTAgctttttatctttattatatctCTTGCAGTGTGGTGTTATGGAGGAGAAACCTGCATCTTATGAGCGAGTTGTTTACAAAAACATCTCGGAGTACCACTACATGAAGATCTGCCT AGTTTGTGAAAACCGCAGCAAAACCCTGAGTCCAGAACAGTTTAAGCAGTTGATAATCTCTGGAGTCAAAGACCTATACGGAGAG gTTGGAGCTGCTTTTCCCTTTGATTTGCTGACATTCGATCAAAGTGCATTGTCAGCCATACTGCGTGTGTATAACAG GGGTCTGGTGAAACTGTGGAGTGCACTCACACTGATCGGAGAGTACGAAGACGAACCATGTGCGTTTAGAGTCACACAG GTCTCACCATTCTTGTTAGCTTTATCTGGAAACAGTCGTGAGCTGGAGCTGTACTAG
- the rbck1 gene encoding ranBP-type and C3HC4-type zinc finger-containing protein 1: MAVQFTTTNMRKAEETVQSLSEAINTGDKAEAIRCVEQLLTLNVPVCMRLTPEAYSQQCIRLRVGVEDALSDAYITMLVTPGMTISELKQKVSRDYGFHPSLQCWIIGKRFAKDGDTLFSHNVTCDDDQAFLFIRSAYSANLSHEQQKQEEQNRKIGGIIENIEVLSRGPAELGARRKQPQTPPEQKTPRKPPPKPVIGWSCLQCTYMNKPTRPGCAMCSAERPENYQIPDIYQPDEEETRRIQQEELASLQYQQSIREEREKNFLSLLETDNHDLVSNTEEICCPICCEEVVAGEGATLRECLHSFCRDCVKMTILNCVDAEVSCPYADGEYSCDCKLLDREIKTLLSPDEYQKFLELRLNIAESRSENSYHCKTPDCPGWCIFEDDVNEFACDICNETNCLLCKAIHKDMNCKEYQDDLRLRAENDAAAKQTTEILEMMLQNGEAMNCPKCKVIIQKKDGCDWICCLMCKTEICWVTKQARWGPQGNGDVSGGCKCRINGAPCHPNCQNCH, from the exons ATGGCTGTGCAATTCACCACCACCAACATGAGGAAAG CGGAGGAAACGGTTCAGTCACTCAGTGAGGCCATCAATACAGGAGACAAAGCCGAGGCCATCCGATGTGTAGAGCAGCTCCTTACGCTGAACGTGCCTGTGTGTATGCGACTTACTCCGGAGGCCTATTCCCAACAGTGCATCAG GTTGAGAGTTGGTGTTGAAGATGCGCTGTCTGACGCCTACATCACGATGCTGGTGACTCCTGGCATGACGATCTCAGAGCTGAAACAGAAG GTTAGCCGAGACTATGGCTTCCACCCGTCACTACAGTGCTGGATCATAGGGAAGCGTTTTGCTAAGGATGGAGACACCCTGTTCAGCCACAACGTGACCTGTGATGATGATCAGGCATTTCTTTTCATCAGGTCTGCCTATTCTGCCAATCTAAGCCATGAACAGCAGAAACAAGAGGAGCAGAACAGGAAGATAGGCG GTATAATCGAGAACATTGAGGTGCTCAGTAGAGGTCCAGCAGAGTTGGGAGCACGACGCAAACAACCTCAAACACCTCCTGAACAAAAAACTCCCCGAAAGCCTCCTCCTAAACCAGTG ATAGGATGGTCGTGTTTGCAGTGCACGTATATGAACAAACCCACACGGCCAGGGTGCGCAATGTGCAGTGCTGAGAGACCAGAAAACTATCAAATACCAGATATATACCAACCAGATGAAGAGGAAACGCGTAGAATTCAGCAAGAAGAGCTGGCCAGTCTACAGTACCAACAG TCCATCAGAGAGGAGCGAGAGAAGAATTTCCTCAGTCTGCTGGAGACCGACAATCACGACCTTGTTAGTAACACAGAGGAGATTTGCTGTCCCATCTGCTGCGAGGAGGTCGTGGCAGGAGAGGGCGCCACTCTCCGAGAGTGCCTTCACAGCTTCTGCAG agATTGTGTGAAGATGACCATTCTGAACTGTGTGGATGCAGAAGTGTCGTGTCCTTATGCAGATGGGGAGTACTCCTGTGACTGCAAGCTTCTGGACCGAGAGATTAAAACA CTCCTGTCACCTGACGAGTACCAGAAGTTTTTGGAGTTGAGGCTGAATATTGCCGAGTCACGCAGTGAGAACAGTTACCACTGTAAAACCCCGGACTGCCCGGGCTGGTGCATATTTGAAGACGATGTCAACGAGTTTGCCTGCGACATCTGCAACGAGACCAATTGCCTCCTCTGCAAG GCCATTCACAAAGACATGAACTGTAAAGAGTACCAAGATGACCTTCGCCTCAGGGCAGAGAACGATGCTGCAGCCAAACAAACCACAGAGATACTCGAG ATGATGTTGCAGAATGGTGAAGCCATGAACTGTCCTAAATGCAAAGTGATCATCCAGAAGAAAGACGGCTGTGACTGGATCTGCTGCCTCATGTGTAAGACGGAGATCTGTTGGGTGACCAAACAGGCCAGATGGGGTCCTCAG GGTAATGGAGACGTCTCGGGAGGATGTAAATGTCGCATCAACGGTGCCCCTTGTCACCCAAATTGTCAAAACTGTCACTGA